ATGATCCATCTTGGGGTACTCAACTCTTGGTATctagattttaacattttacaaaaTTGATTAATATATGCGCTATAAAGGCCCATCTAATCAAGGCCCAAGTAACACAATTTCGTTTTAAGCATTGATTCATTCAATCGCTTTCAaagcaagagaaaaaaaaaagagttgttcAATTTCTTCTCGAATCTCCGAGCTTCATAGAAATTTAGGGTTTCTGAGCGTTTTCGTTCCGAGTGGAAGATATGGTAACCGCTTCACCAACCCTCCTCTCATCATTTGTCTCTAGTTGTGTTATCAATTCTTCTCTAAATCACGAGTCTTCGTCGTTTGATAAATGATTCGCCAGTTGCTGTCTTGTCACGacatatatagttttttcttAATTGATTTGATTTATCTTGTCGATTGTTCAATTTCAGTTTTAGTGTGTCCGTGATGTTACATAttggttttgtttgatttttatatGAGAGTGTGTCTAAGTTTCTGAAACACAAACTTTGATCTGTTGTTGAAGGCAACTCTTGAAGATTCTTTCCTCGCAGACCTTGACGACTTATCTGACAATGAAGCAGAACTGGTGAGCCTTTAAAGTTATTGATTCACTATTTTGTTCGTAATATTAACTTTGAGGAGCTATGGTCTAAATTTCAGGATGAGTCTGATGGTGATGATGCGaaaaaggatgaagaagatatcgACATGGACATGGCTGACTTAGAAACCCTCAACTACGATGATCTCGATTCCGTTTCCAAGCTCCAGAAATCTCAGAGATATCTTGACATTATGCAGGTTACTTAGTTTCAAAGatttaaactttttaagttCTTTATCTGTTTTAATTCTTCTTTATGTATTTCAGAAAGTGGAAGAGGCTCTTGGAAAGGAATCTGATGGAACGGAGAAAGGAACTGTGCTAGAAGACGATCCTGAATACAAGCTAATCGTGGATTGCAACCAGCTCTCGGTTGACATTGAGAACGAGATTGCCATCGTCCACAACTTCATCCGTGACAAGTACAGACTCAAGTTTCAAGAGCTTGAATCTCTGGTAAACCACCCTATTGACTACGCCCGCGTTGTCAAAAAGATAGGCAATGAGACTGATTTAACGCTCGTTGATCTTGAAGGCCTTCTTCCATCTGCTATTATCATGGTTGTTTCAGTCACTGCCTTGACCACCAAAGGGAGCCCACTCCCGGAGGATGTCCTGCACAAGACTCTAGAGGCTTGTGATCGAGCTTTAGATCTTGATTCCGCAAGGAAGAAGGTTCTTGACTTTGTCGAAAGCAAGATGGGGTCTATTGCACCGAATCTTTCTGCTATTGTCGGGAGCGCTGTTGCAGCCAAGCTCATGGGAACCGCTGGAGGTTTGTCGGCGCTTGCGAAAATGCCTGCCTGTAATGTTCAAGTTCTTGGCCACAAGAGGAAGAACCTTGCCGGGTTCTCTAGTGCAACGTCGCAGTTACGTGTGGGGTATCTGGAGCAGACGGAGATTTTCCAGAGCACGCCTCCCGCGCTTAAGAGTCGCGCTGGCAGGATCTTGGCTGCAAAATCTACTTTGGCGGCGAGAGTTGATGCTACTAGAGGAGACCCGTCGGGAACGAATGGGAAAGCTTTGAGGGAAGAGATCCGTAAGAAGATTGAGAAGTGGCAAGAACCTCCTCCCGCAAGGCAGCCTAAACCGCTTCCCGTTCCTGATTCCGAGCCTAAAAAAAGAAGAGGTGGTCGCCGTCTAAGGAAAATGAAAGAAAGGTATGCAGTGACAGACATGAGGAAGCTTGCCAACAGGATGGCCTTTGGTACACCCGAAGAGAGCTCTCTTGGTAAAAGACCACACACTTGTTAATATGATCGCTTTTTGTAATGCACTGAATCTAATACTTGCTCTTCATGTTGATGATAATAGGTGATGGGTTAGGTGAAGGATATGGGATGCTTGGCCAGGCTGGGAGCAACAGGCTGCGTATATCCAGTGTTCCCAGCAAGCTCAAGATTAATCCTACCATCGCCAAAAAGTAACTCTACCTCTATTTCTCctgtttgttttgtatttttattgattttcagTGTCCTGTTCTTCAGTGTATCTCATTGTGATTTATGTTTATGAATGGTTTTTTTCAGGCTGAAAGAAAGAAACTATGCAGGTGGTGCCACTACCTCTGGATTGACATCGAGTCTGGCTTTTACTCCTGTGCAGgtaaaacaaaacatttcaatTCAGTTCTCTTCAAAGGTTTCTCAGCTTTCGTGCTGTATTTATTGACTTTAGAAACTCCAATATTGTGCAGGGAATAGAGCTGTGCAATCCTCAACAGGCTTTAGGGTTAGGCAGTGGGACTCAAAGCACTTACTTTTCAGAGTCAGGGACCTTCTCTAAGCTCAAGAAGATATAAACTTGCGAGAGAGAACTTTTCAAAGTGTTGTGAGTGAGACACGGTGGTGTTTAACTGCTTTCTATTTCTCTTTTATGTTTAAGGTTTCTTTACCGAATCACTTTTATGTCACCACCCGACATGAAACCTTGATGGTCCCTTGCACGAAAACTTAAGATTCTGAATATAAGTAAAGGTTTGTTTGATCTTGGTTTGCTTTGGTGTTTAATTTTACGGTTGTGAGATAATCTACCGGTTGAGAATGAACTGGTTTGGTATGTTTTTTTCGTATCCAGTGATAATCTATTGTCTCTTTTTATGAAAATGAAAGTTCCCTAcgataacaaaaatatcaagACGGTTCTAAGAATTTTGTATAAGAAAATGGCACCGTCCATTTTTTCTTGAAATCTATCTaaccaaagaaaaatattataaaaagacAACTCCATTGCAATGTTCTTGTCTCCCGAGTCGTAATCAATAatcctaaaaatatatttatttatttttaatcctaaaaatatctttctttttttaatcttaaaaatatcTTTCTTCCAAGCAGCTTCTATAACCAACGTACAAACAATTAATCACAAATGCAAATATTACTATTACGCGCACGCAAGCATCATTTTAACTTTCTTCCAAGTTCAAAATTATTGATGTTCTtgttattctaaaaaaaaaatattatttaaaatttgtgaCAATTACAAAATACTGTGTTTTTACAGGTTgaattagtttaatttaataatattttttgcaattaaaataaattgtataaaAGTTCGTATTTTTTTAATCCATGTGCAAAACCCTTAAAACCACTTATATTGAAACAGTGGGAgtaaaattttcatatattaagaaaacacactAAATCACAgtaataaatgtattattttatgtaattttaataacttttaaccaataataattcactaaaataaattaaattttttgaaatttacaatttttcatagaaaatacaaaaatatatttttgtaaaatattgttttctaaATCACCTATCTTACTATAACGGAGAGAATAAcatttaaagattaaaaattaaaaggccAACATCATTCCATCTTTGCTTTTTCTTTAGAGTAGAACTtacttttttcttctatatttaagaaaataacatatttatttttattgtatatttagcGTAATgctattatacaaaaatatattaaactaaattttgtctttgttataaaaaaaatcaattttagagaaaaaaataaaatacattggAAATAATCTAACAGCTTATAAATATCTATACTAACAAAGTTAAATTCACTTTTTAATAAATCATCactactttttaaattttttttaattatttcatattgCTAATCTTTTTATTGGTGGTCCATATATATCAATATAACATCTAATAGttcatttgtatatttataattaaatactaCATTTTCAACCTAGATTAAATATAGGTtctaaaatcataatttttctatatagctttctaatattaataaaatttataacactaatataatattaaatagactaaaattttattttttaaatagaaaaatatacatCTTCATCGGAATTTTGCTAAAGTAACCTAAAATTTGAAGTCTAATACCAATCCAAATTCCTTTTTGATCaactatatttttcattttcttccaATATAatccttcatttttttaatatttacaaaataccattgttatttttttaaaatttttgaaattacaTAACAACCCTAAACACTTCTACTCCTTTACAAATATGCAATTTTCATCACTTGGTTTTCATCATTATTCAGATTTGTGTCGCAAAACAgacttttttgtatatatacgcTTGGGCGTAAATTTACTAAGTATTATGCGAGTCGATTCACATGTTAGTTTTATAATTGCCCAGATTTTTAGTCAATGCACAATGCTTGAGATTTTTAGTCAATGCACAATGCTTGATTGTAAAGTCACATTTTCATTGAATATAATCAGTCAAAATTTTAAAGCTGGTATATTGAAATACTAACATTTATATTCTTCGCTGCACACTGCAATAATCACACATCTACGTCAATATGTAATTATCACATTACATACAATACTTTTTCAATTAAATACATAACATTTtctattacaatttttttcattttttcaagttttccatttttcttatataatttattaataagcttttatttaactttttcgatgaaataatttttgtaaaccatgataaaaaatattatattaataaattatgaatgatttataaattatgtatGGAGTTTATAAGACATTAATAGTAATTCTAtacttttatatatgtataattattatataaaaacataaaatatttatatccaatCTCTATATCTGgttttttgttcattactttataaaattataaataaaaataaattttatcaacaattatttatctttctataattttcttaattagttaccataaatcattAATTCCAATATTAATTAGATTATTTGGTAAGTGATGTTAAttagttatagatttttttGGCCCAAATTTTGGTTATAGACTTGCCTTTAATTTTAAGATCtaattgaaataaataaaaattaaaaattcttgactaatcaaattataacaatttttaagATTTTACCAATGATCTGTAAACAAAATTTGCTTgctaaaaaaatcttttaagtgacttctctttcAATATATCAAAGGACTTTAATAATAAAAGAGGTTATTTcgcatcatttaaaaaaatatatatgtatgtatatatttaaaatagtttacaAAATGTAACGAATTgttaaaaaaacaagaaaataattcatatttttcatGTTAAATTTTGTCGTCCACGATTTTAAGAAATTTCAATTTACTTACTATTATAttcaaagaataaaaaataaaaaaaataaaaaaagtttattttataaaatttgaatagtAAAACAAATGATTTGTTCACAAATTCACCACAGTTTActattataaataaatgaaaattttaagttctgtaattaaaaatatatctaaataaataaaacttatgTACCCATTATACAAAATTAACAATAATTTCAATactaatatgaaaataaaaactatattattCACAATTCATACGAGAAATGCAATATAAAACGACTCAACCTATATTACTACACATCGACTTTCCGAGCCATCGAAGTTCCTCTGCTCAGCTGATTAAGAGCCTGATTGGTTCAAACAcagcggttgcgggagtttgcggatgcgagTGGTTGCGGTTTATAGTAGTTTTAAGAAATTTGTACGACTGATTatgtggttagaaattggtgcatTTGCATGGATACTTATGACTgtttaactaccaaatgcagcggcagttaaataataaattaacaatatttacattttatataatcattatattataataaatatgaaaatatatttagaaagttatagttttaaaattttagaattatagaaaatatttttattttaaaattttatcatattaattaaaatataatagatatattttagtatttttataattccaattaaaaaattatttttatttttatttttgtaattatattgttttaaaaaatgaaaaaaattatactctCATAATCGCCCACAACCGCAAACGTTAGCTGAAAccaacttttgaatttatgaagtttagaacggtttgaagcgatttaAAGCGGTTTGAGtaattgttgcaaaacgccaacaaccgctaccaaccgtaaaaaatgtttttgaggATGGTAGCGGAAAAACTAGTCATAccttaaaacaacaaaacattaCAAACGCTCTTcttttcacctttttttttctctcggcTGTTTGTAGGGTTGAATATTACATATAGGTATAGATAAAGGTGATATAGCAATAATATGAAGGAAAATTGTCACAAATACCATatttatattactattttttatcttcacttttaataaaaggtaaaaaatatttatacttctagagttaactaatctagacttaggttTAGAATTGAGGGATGGAGGTTGggtttttgaaaagtaaaatttagaattttaataaatatataaataaatatttaaatttttttcaaaaataatttttgattttcaaaacgaaattaaaaaaaattataaaaagtttaaatttgaaaaaatataatttgaaaacattaaaaaaatatttttttttgtttatttaaataattatcctttattttgaaaacatcaATGATGTAAGAGTTTGTTGacacttaatgaataatttattattgaaaatatctatttagtagtgataaaaatgaataatgataatataaatatgGTAAATATGAAATTCTCCCTAATATGTATGACaatactttttaatttaattgtgATGGTTATTTggttaattataattttgtttggttatatGATCAAATGTCCCCATAAAGAACTAATCGCTTAAAATTGAAAatcagaaaaacaaaattctttGAAATTGTTTTCCCAACATCCTCGAAGTCTCCTTCAGCTCACATCATTGGATCAATCAATCAATTGAAATACGTGTTTATTCGTCgctaaacatattataaaaaaacaaaaattaaataaataattgaacTTGGAAAATTATCAGAACGGTCCTACAAAATTGTCGGCTACTCTCATCCATGCACTCAGAACAAACTGGTCCCACATAACACATAATCGCCACTGCATATCACGTGGCAGATTTACAGACCCCAAAAGTTTGTTGACGAATCAAACCTCTTCACGTGTCGAAGATATGTAGAAAGTTGAAAAATGAAAGGCCACACGAATTGTATATATACTCACGACACAAACATTCAGAAACTTCAACACACTCGAACAAAATATCAAACTCATCTATATCATACTATGATCCCCACACAAAACCGTCGGATTCTAACTTTTACGGCAGTACATCCATGCGAATCAGTCTCCATAACCACTCTCATTGACTCACTGATAAAAATTGCCGGCGAGATTCTCAGCTTCAAATCAAAGCATTTCTCCACCAACAAACGAAGCATTAAAGAAACTCTCCGACACGTCCTTAGTCTTTTGATCGTCTTCCAAGAAATCCGGGTCGGGTTAATACCAGCGGGTCGTTCCTTTCCTCGTTCAGCAATCCTAAGCCTCTCAGAGCTCCACGTCATCTTCCAGAAActcatgtttttattagaaGACTGTACACGAGAAGGAGGTAAGCTTTATATGTTGATAAACTCGGACCAAATCTCAGCTCATTTCCGGGTCTTGACCCGATCCATATCCACGTGCCTCGACACATTCCCAGTAGGATCCATTGACTTACCTGAAGAAGTCAACGAGCTAATCTATCTATTAATCCGCCAGACCCGTAAATACGAAGCAAGACCCGACCGGGATGACAAACGGGCCCTAGACTCTGTCTATTGGATCTTTAATCTGTTCGAGAACAGGATAAACCCGAACCGGGATGAAGTAGTCAgagttctcgatcacgttggtGTCCGAAAATGGAGCGATTGCGTCAAAGAGATTGGTTTTTTAGGAGAAGAGATTACAGTAGAGGGTAAGGATAAGAACGAAATCGAGCTTCTCAGCAGCTTAATTGGATTTATAAGCTACTGCAGATGCGTGATACTTGGCGGcgttgatgaagatgaagataaggaagaagaagacgatttGGTTATTCGTGGCTTAAACGTTGACGATCTACGCTGTCCAATTTCTCTAGAGATTATGAATGATCCAGTGGTTTTGGAAACAGGTCACACATATGATCGGAGCTCTATCGCGAAGTGGTTCTCCGCCGGTAACATCACGTGCCCTAAGACCGGGAAGAATCTAGTGAGTACTGTTTTGGTTGGTAACGTCTCCGTCAAGCAATTGATTCAGATGTACTTCAAGCAAGAGACTGATAATaagagtaagaagaagaaaacgagtGTTCCTGAAAGTTTAGCCGCGGAAGAAGCCGGGAAGCTCATCTCGGACTTTCTCGCCGGAGAATTGATAAACGGCGGCTCTAAAGAGATGGTAAAGGCGTTAGTGGAGATTCGGATTCTCACGAAGACGAGTAGCTTCAACAGATCTCGTTTGGTGGAAGCTGGTGTGGTGGAATCGCTGATGAAGCTTCTTCGCTCTGGAGATCCGACGATTCAAGAGAACGCCATGGCTGTGATTTTCAATCTTTCGAAAGATAACGCCGGGAAAGTTCGAATCGGCGGAGACGGCGGTGGATTGGGGATGATCGTGGAGGTTTTAAACGAAGGAGCGAGGAGAGAGAGTAGACAACACGCAGCAGCAGCGATATTCTATCTCTCTTCTCTCGGAGACTACAGCAGATCCATCGGCGAGATCCCAGATTCGATTCCAGGATTGTTGAGAATCGTTAACGGTTGTGATTACGGAGATTCCGCGAAACGCAACGCGTTGATCGCGATTAGGAGTTTGCTGATTCAACATTCGGATAATCACTGGCGCGTCCTCGCCGCTGGAGCTGTTTCCGTTCTTTTGGATCTCGTGAGATCCGGCGAGATCGGTGACGGAGCCAAGGCGGATTCGATTGCGGTTCTCGCGAAAATTGCGGAGTATCCCGACGGGATGATCTCTGTGCTCCGTCGTGGAGGATTGAAACTCGCGGTGAAGGTTCTGGGTTCATCGGAGGTTTCGCCGGTGACGAAGCAGCACTGTGTCCTTCTGCTTTTGAATTTGTGTGTTAACGGAGGGAGTGACGTCGTTGGAGCCCTGGCTAAGGATCCGTCAGTCATGGGGTCGCTTTACACGGCGTTAAGTAACGGCGAGTGTGGAGGCGGGAGAAAGGCAAGTGCTCTTATCAAAATGATTCATGAGTTCCAGGAGAGGAAAACCGAAACGGGTTTAGAAAGAGAACGGTTCGTACACGCCTGGTGATTTGGTACACACACTATACAGCAACTCTTTTGAGCTTTTTTTTATCAGAGGGTTATTATGTATACCAACATTAACTTCATTTGTATATGTTCAACATAAACTTCATAtgttattattgtataaataTGTACTTGTATCATCTGTAACTCTTAGCTTTTGAGATTTTTGTAATAACCCAAGAGCTAATAATACTCTACTATTTTGTAATCAGTTTGTGGTTTTCAGATAGAAGCTGTGCACAAAATCAAAGTGTATATATTGTGGTTATACAACTGACTTTCTGGAAATAGGAAGATGAGTAACTTTATCATAGAAACCAATATATCTACACTATGATCTAAACTGCTTTTCAGTTGTGATCTAAACAGTTAGACTAGTCCACAAATCTACACCCAAAAAGCATTTCAAATGAAATAATCCAAATTTATGTGCTCAGTGAATAATATTGGAAATACAGCAAACATTGTAAAAACCAATATTTACTGCACAAAGATAAAAGAGAATAATTAAGCGCAAATATTTTATTGTCAACTAGAATGTGTATATCTTTTACAGTCTCTTCTTCTACATTAAAGCTTGTAAACATGGTGATTCTTCGTTAAATCCAAAAACAACAAGACCTTGAAAAAATTGGGGACGCAGCAAAGGAAGAAAAgtctttaaacaaaaaaaaagtttcaggCTTTGGATTTTACCGGGACACCAGCTTCGACCCGCTTGATCTCGAAGATGAGCATTCTCCACATCTTGAGAACAAACATCTCAGCTTCTTCATCTAGTATCGATTGCAATAGCTCAAGCATTTGAGCCGCTTGCACGTGCTGTTGAGTGTTTGACACAATGAAATCTACCAGTGTGGCTTCCTCTTCTCCAAGAAACTCCATGATTTTCTTTGAGATCCATGGCCTCATTCTTTCGTGCAATTGGTGCTTTCCATGTTAAAAAACAACGAACAAAACATGTGAGCACCAAAACAAACTCACAGGCATTATTAAGGTATCATTAATCTAGAAGAAGTGCAATATGAGATTACCTTGTCATACATAGCCCAGTTTATCTCGTAGGAAAATAACTCTTCCTTTGTCTTTGGGATTGTATCTATCAATTGTTTGGCATCCATCAGCTTCTTGGTATCAGGTGTCTTTGCTTTTCCAGAATCTTTACCGTCTTTGGCTGAACCACCATGCCCGTCGCCTCGGTCCCTGGCTCTGTCTCTGTCCTTTTCCCGTTCCCTTTCCCGGTGGCTTGGCTTATCATGAGAACGTTTGCTCCTATGCTTCTCCCCTTCTGTTGTCTCGTCCTTGGGATTACTACTCGAAATTCGTTTTGCAAATTCAGCAGCTAAAGCCAAATGAGGTGGTGTTGGTGTATTCCCTGAGCCACCGTGGGCTACGGCTTCCTGTTCCTCGGCTGAGTAATCTATAGGAACCAAAGGTTTCATCTTCTTATCCTTGtgtgcttcttcttcatcctcctcaTAGAAAACAGAAGGCACAGATGTCCGTTTTCCAGATCCGACAAGCCCGAATCCCAATTTCTTGGAGGGAGCATGTGCTTCAGACCCACTGTTATTATCAACAGCCATGGACATTTCATTACCAGAGCCATTTTGTTCCATATCTGCAATTAGGAAAGGAGTCCATTAGAAAGAGATACAGAAGGAGAAAGGATAAGACAGAGAGGAACACACTCCTTACCTGATGCACGGTGCTCACTGAAAGATTCACCTACAGTTTGGAGAGTTGTCTTATTATCGTTTTCAATGGTTAATGTCTGATTCGGTTCACTTCCAATAACTGCCTGTCCAGATATGAGCCTTAAGGCATCTAACTGCTGTTGCTGCAACTTTTGCTCCTCAGCAATCCTCTTCGCCTCAGcaacctcttcctcttctttcagTCTATCAGCCAAGTCATCCTCCTTCTCTCTTTGCCGCCGTCTCCTTCTCTCTTCTGCACCTCTATGCCATCTTCTTCTCGAATCATCATCGTCTTCATCCTCCTCTTCCTCGTAGCGGATTTCCTTTTTCCTCTTACGCTCTTTGtctttctccttctccttctcgtACTGTCGTTCCTTCtccttttctctttctttgCGTTCCCACTGTCGAAGACGAGTCTGGTAAGCGCGCTCCGCATCCTCAAGTTTCCTCCTgtgctctctctctttcctcaaTCGTTCTCGTTCAGCCTCCCTCTCATATCTATCCATTTCTTGCTCCTTTTCACCCCTGTCTCTGCTTCTTCGGTCATTTCTCTTACTCCAATCAGGTGAACTTGTGTCAGGCCTACTATGTTCTCCAGGAGTCTCAACATCATTTGCAGCGAAATCTACATGAGCGAGACATTTTGTCAGACAAATGATATAAGTAAAACAGAAAATAGGAGccgattcttttttttaaaaggactAGTGAAGGCAAAGAAACAGACCACTCCGAGATACGTCAGTGTTGGAGTCTCCATCCTTAGATTTGAAAGCAAGCTCTATGCCTGAAACATCAGCAGGTGGGGGTGGGGGTGGTGGAGGCAGAGGGTTGGTCTTTGACCTTTGTTCAATGGCATTGTCAATCTTCTCCTTAGCCTCTTTGTCAGCCTCTCTTTCTTCATCAGTAAGAAGTGCAGAATTAGCAATATCAATGTTTTCTTTACTCTTTGGTTCTCCATCCTTTCCCGTCTCCCCAACGGTGGGCGCAGCAGATATTACAGCTTTTTCTCGCTCACTCTCAGGACCTTCACCTTGACTTTCCTTGGCTTTCTTTGCATTATCAATTTTCTTCTCAACATATTTTAGCAAATACTCCTTTGTCGCTTGATTAACATTCACCTAGCagccatataaaataaaagatgagAAACACGTTAAGAGATAGCTTATGTAGAGATATTGGTGAAAGGCTGGCAGAATTGCCTCAGCTTGGATtaacaaaaacataattaaaaaatttggaagAGAGATGCATGATTACCAAAAGCTCTTGTCCATCTATAGTTAGTTTGGTAAGAAGGCGTATTGCACGAAGACTCCCTTCAGC
The Brassica napus cultivar Da-Ae chromosome A1, Da-Ae, whole genome shotgun sequence DNA segment above includes these coding regions:
- the LOC111215693 gene encoding U4/U6 small nuclear ribonucleoprotein Prp31 homolog, which encodes MATLEDSFLADLDDLSDNEAELDESDGDDAKKDEEDIDMDMADLETLNYDDLDSVSKLQKSQRYLDIMQKVEEALGKESDGTEKGTVLEDDPEYKLIVDCNQLSVDIENEIAIVHNFIRDKYRLKFQELESLVNHPIDYARVVKKIGNETDLTLVDLEGLLPSAIIMVVSVTALTTKGSPLPEDVLHKTLEACDRALDLDSARKKVLDFVESKMGSIAPNLSAIVGSAVAAKLMGTAGGLSALAKMPACNVQVLGHKRKNLAGFSSATSQLRVGYLEQTEIFQSTPPALKSRAGRILAAKSTLAARVDATRGDPSGTNGKALREEIRKKIEKWQEPPPARQPKPLPVPDSEPKKRRGGRRLRKMKERYAVTDMRKLANRMAFGTPEESSLGDGLGEGYGMLGQAGSNRLRISSVPSKLKINPTIAKKLKERNYAGGATTSGLTSSLAFTPVQGIELCNPQQALGLGSGTQSTYFSESGTFSKLKKI
- the LOC106450052 gene encoding U-box domain-containing protein 19, which translates into the protein MIPTQNRRILTFTAVHPCESVSITTLIDSLIKIAGEILSFKSKHFSTNKRSIKETLRHVLSLLIVFQEIRVGLIPAGRSFPRSAILSLSELHVIFQKLMFLLEDCTREGGKLYMLINSDQISAHFRVLTRSISTCLDTFPVGSIDLPEEVNELIYLLIRQTRKYEARPDRDDKRALDSVYWIFNLFENRINPNRDEVVRVLDHVGVRKWSDCVKEIGFLGEEITVEGKDKNEIELLSSLIGFISYCRCVILGGVDEDEDKEEEDDLVIRGLNVDDLRCPISLEIMNDPVVLETGHTYDRSSIAKWFSAGNITCPKTGKNLVSTVLVGNVSVKQLIQMYFKQETDNKSKKKKTSVPESLAAEEAGKLISDFLAGELINGGSKEMVKALVEIRILTKTSSFNRSRLVEAGVVESLMKLLRSGDPTIQENAMAVIFNLSKDNAGKVRIGGDGGGLGMIVEVLNEGARRESRQHAAAAIFYLSSLGDYSRSIGEIPDSIPGLLRIVNGCDYGDSAKRNALIAIRSLLIQHSDNHWRVLAAGAVSVLLDLVRSGEIGDGAKADSIAVLAKIAEYPDGMISVLRRGGLKLAVKVLGSSEVSPVTKQHCVLLLLNLCVNGGSDVVGALAKDPSVMGSLYTALSNGECGGGRKASALIKMIHEFQERKTETGLERERFVHAW
- the LOC106450059 gene encoding RNA-binding protein 25 isoform X1; amino-acid sequence: MADNSSSPATADPNSHKPEPSTLIPNPNPPQQQQHPQPLDPTKPQIFQPGPPPYAPPQIPGSLVPNLPPPPQFRPGMQFNQVPNFQNPIPPPGSMPYQSQPPPNAMRPFTPMPNGYPAAPPPGVLRYPSPYPTMVRPGFIMRPPGTVGAVPLVQRPPIPGMPGLRPVMPPMIRPVLAPFVPPVEKPQTTIYIGKIATVENDFMMSILEFCGHVKGCLRAEDPTTKKPKGFGFYEFESAEGSLRAIRLLTKLTIDGQELLVNVNQATKEYLLKYVEKKIDNAKKAKESQGEGPESEREKAVISAAPTVGETGKDGEPKSKENIDIANSALLTDEEREADKEAKEKIDNAIEQRSKTNPLPPPPPPPPADVSGIELAFKSKDGDSNTDVSRSDFAANDVETPGEHSRPDTSSPDWSKRNDRRSRDRGEKEQEMDRYEREAERERLRKEREHRRKLEDAERAYQTRLRQWERKEREKEKERQYEKEKEKDKERKRKKEIRYEEEEDEDDDDSRRRWHRGAEERRRRRQREKEDDLADRLKEEEEVAEAKRIAEEQKLQQQQLDALRLISGQAVIGSEPNQTLTIENDNKTTLQTVGESFSEHRASDMEQNGSGNEMSMAVDNNSGSEAHAPSKKLGFGLVGSGKRTSVPSVFYEEDEEEAHKDKKMKPLVPIDYSAEEQEAVAHGGSGNTPTPPHLALAAEFAKRISSSNPKDETTEGEKHRSKRSHDKPSHREREREKDRDRARDRGDGHGGSAKDGKDSGKAKTPDTKKLMDAKQLIDTIPKTKEELFSYEINWAMYDKHQLHERMRPWISKKIMEFLGEEEATLVDFIVSNTQQHVQAAQMLELLQSILDEEAEMFVLKMWRMLIFEIKRVEAGVPVKSKA
- the LOC106450059 gene encoding RNA-binding protein 25 isoform X2, translated to MVRPGFIMRPPGTVGAVPLVQRPPIPGMPGLRPVMPPMIRPVLAPFVPPVEKPQTTIYIGKIATVENDFMMSILEFCGHVKGCLRAEDPTTKKPKGFGFYEFESAEGSLRAIRLLTKLTIDGQELLVNVNQATKEYLLKYVEKKIDNAKKAKESQGEGPESEREKAVISAAPTVGETGKDGEPKSKENIDIANSALLTDEEREADKEAKEKIDNAIEQRSKTNPLPPPPPPPPADVSGIELAFKSKDGDSNTDVSRSDFAANDVETPGEHSRPDTSSPDWSKRNDRRSRDRGEKEQEMDRYEREAERERLRKEREHRRKLEDAERAYQTRLRQWERKEREKEKERQYEKEKEKDKERKRKKEIRYEEEEDEDDDDSRRRWHRGAEERRRRRQREKEDDLADRLKEEEEVAEAKRIAEEQKLQQQQLDALRLISGQAVIGSEPNQTLTIENDNKTTLQTVGESFSEHRASDMEQNGSGNEMSMAVDNNSGSEAHAPSKKLGFGLVGSGKRTSVPSVFYEEDEEEAHKDKKMKPLVPIDYSAEEQEAVAHGGSGNTPTPPHLALAAEFAKRISSSNPKDETTEGEKHRSKRSHDKPSHREREREKDRDRARDRGDGHGGSAKDGKDSGKAKTPDTKKLMDAKQLIDTIPKTKEELFSYEINWAMYDKHQLHERMRPWISKKIMEFLGEEEATLVDFIVSNTQQHVQAAQMLELLQSILDEEAEMFVLKMWRMLIFEIKRVEAGVPVKSKA